The proteins below come from a single Beutenbergia cavernae DSM 12333 genomic window:
- a CDS encoding histidine phosphatase family protein produces MPRTIVHLVRHGEVHNPDGVLYGRLPTYRLSERGQAMARRVAERLVADPRADVVTVVSSPLQRAQETAAPIAAEYGLDVRSDDRLIEAGNRLEGMRLGQGMRGVLRWEVLRHAGNPFRPSWGEPYVEQKQRMFAAIDDARRRAAGHEAVLVSHQSPIWITRLAIAGRPLWHDLRARQCALASVTSLTFDGATLVAHDYAEPAADLIGATAQVPGA; encoded by the coding sequence ATGCCCCGGACGATCGTCCATCTCGTGCGCCACGGCGAGGTGCACAACCCTGACGGCGTGCTCTACGGCCGCCTTCCCACCTACCGTCTGTCCGAGCGTGGGCAGGCGATGGCGCGACGCGTCGCCGAGCGACTCGTCGCGGACCCGCGCGCCGACGTCGTCACGGTCGTCTCCTCCCCGCTGCAGCGCGCGCAGGAGACGGCGGCGCCGATCGCCGCGGAGTACGGGCTCGACGTGCGCAGCGACGACCGACTCATCGAGGCCGGCAACCGGCTCGAGGGCATGCGGCTCGGGCAGGGCATGCGCGGCGTGCTGCGCTGGGAGGTGCTGCGCCACGCGGGCAACCCGTTCCGGCCCTCGTGGGGCGAGCCGTACGTCGAGCAGAAGCAGCGGATGTTCGCGGCGATCGACGACGCCCGGCGGCGCGCGGCCGGCCACGAGGCGGTGCTCGTCTCGCACCAGTCGCCGATCTGGATCACGCGGCTCGCCATCGCCGGGCGCCCGCTGTGGCACGACCTGCGGGCGCGCCAGTGCGCCCTCGCGTCCGTGACGTCGCTGACGTTCGACGGCGCCACGCTCGTCGCGCACGACTACGCCGAACCGGCCGCCGACCTCATCGGTGCGACGGCGCAGGTGCCCGGTGCGTAA
- a CDS encoding glutaredoxin family protein produces the protein MTAPIGSPDVPAPPDVRVLLLERTGCHLCAEAREVLAGVCGPRGIRWVPVDVDESADLVAAYGELVPVVLVDGVPRGQWRIDPAKVAAAVDVTGS, from the coding sequence ATGACCGCCCCCATCGGCAGCCCGGACGTCCCCGCCCCGCCGGACGTGCGCGTGCTGCTGCTCGAGCGCACCGGATGCCATCTCTGCGCCGAGGCCCGTGAGGTGCTCGCCGGCGTCTGCGGACCCCGTGGGATCCGCTGGGTGCCGGTGGACGTCGATGAGAGCGCCGACCTGGTCGCCGCGTACGGCGAGCTCGTGCCGGTGGTGCTGGTCGACGGCGTCCCGCGCGGTCAGTGGCGCATCGACCCGGCCAAGGTCGCGGCGGCAGTCGATGTGACGGGATCGTGA
- a CDS encoding MarR family winged helix-turn-helix transcriptional regulator → MSDTAAHQEDVRWLDADQQRSWRAYIAGTTYLMAALSHDLETATGLSMPEYEVLVRLSEAPGRTLRMSSLANGLVHSRSRMTHTITRMERAGLVERARCGDDGRGVFATMTPAGWDRLVAAAPIHVASVRDRLVDAVTPDQMEALGEAMAAVARAGGVDEDAIGTGYV, encoded by the coding sequence ATGTCGGACACTGCGGCGCACCAGGAGGACGTGCGCTGGCTCGACGCCGACCAGCAGCGCAGCTGGCGGGCGTACATCGCCGGCACCACCTATCTCATGGCAGCCCTGTCGCACGATCTGGAGACCGCCACCGGCCTGTCGATGCCGGAGTACGAGGTCCTCGTGCGTCTGTCCGAGGCGCCCGGGCGCACGCTGCGCATGTCCTCGCTCGCGAACGGGCTCGTGCACTCGCGCAGCCGGATGACCCACACGATCACGCGGATGGAGCGGGCTGGGCTGGTCGAGCGGGCGCGGTGCGGCGACGACGGGCGCGGCGTCTTCGCGACGATGACCCCCGCCGGCTGGGACCGCCTCGTCGCCGCGGCGCCGATCCACGTCGCCTCGGTGCGGGACCGGCTCGTCGACGCCGTGACCCCCGACCAGATGGAGGCGCTCGGCGAGGCGATGGCCGCCGTCGCCCGGGCCGGCGGCGTGGACGAGGACGCGATCGGCACCGGCTACGTCTGA
- a CDS encoding PLD nuclease N-terminal domain-containing protein produces MGRYLLALLLIGLVVFALIDCIRAADDTERYGLPKVVWVIVIVLTGPLGAILWLVVSRMADARAARTGGPSGWSGPTRGRARPLAPDDDPDFLAGLRPGTAAPEPDRGDDTPSPDASPGPAGPADGPADDAGNGTTPENDRPKNGDERQS; encoded by the coding sequence GTGGGTCGATATCTGCTGGCACTTCTCCTCATCGGCCTCGTCGTGTTCGCGCTCATCGACTGCATCCGCGCCGCCGACGACACCGAGCGCTACGGCCTGCCCAAGGTCGTGTGGGTGATCGTCATCGTCCTGACGGGACCGCTCGGAGCGATCCTCTGGCTCGTGGTGAGCCGGATGGCCGACGCACGAGCGGCGCGCACCGGCGGCCCGTCGGGCTGGAGCGGGCCCACGAGGGGACGCGCACGGCCCCTCGCCCCGGACGACGACCCGGACTTCCTCGCCGGGCTCCGGCCGGGCACCGCCGCGCCGGAACCGGACCGCGGCGACGACACGCCGTCCCCCGATGCCTCCCCCGGACCAGCCGGACCCGCCGACGGTCCTGCTGACGACGCCGGGAACGGCACCACCCCGGAGAACGACCGGCCGAAGAACGGCGACGAGCGACAGTCCTGA
- the resB gene encoding cytochrome c biogenesis protein ResB translates to MAEVKSYRPVGHVDEVLESDGGSAGGGPSGPRLGVVGWLRWMWRQLTSMRVALLLLLLLAVAALPGTFFPQRPQAPEEVSAYAVENPGTYPWLDRFGFFDVYASPWFSAIYLLLFVSLIGCIIPRAAVHIRALRTPPPKAPRRFTRFPVRAEGVVATSPEKASAAVVAGLRGYRVRTETERTGATAISAERGYARETGNIVFHLALVGVLVSVALGSLVHYRGQAIVVEGRSFANSQVHYDSFDAGAWFSPESLEPFRFTLDRFDSEFDELGQARDFTAHVTVTDPDGASSVETIKVNHPLGLGGASVYLQGNGYAPQITVTDGAGEIAFSGPVPFLPQDTFYASRGVVKVPDVSEGLDQLGFNGWFLPTGELLADGEIAVSTDPNPNDPVLVLEMWTGDLGLDAGVPQNVYQLDTDGLEQVMDPDDASQPYRVVLRPGESLTLPDGQGEIAFGELPRFVALDLRYDPTVGWVLVFALLALGGLAASLFLPRRRIWVRLEPGGKGSGGSAVDASNTVVSAAALARGDDPGLRRELGRVLAKLDVPPPPASGSEEEGDA, encoded by the coding sequence ATGGCCGAGGTGAAGTCGTACCGGCCCGTGGGCCACGTCGACGAGGTTCTGGAGAGCGACGGCGGCAGCGCGGGCGGCGGCCCGTCAGGCCCGCGCCTCGGCGTCGTCGGCTGGCTCCGCTGGATGTGGCGGCAGCTCACGTCCATGCGGGTGGCGCTCCTGCTCCTGCTGCTGCTCGCCGTCGCCGCCCTGCCCGGCACGTTCTTCCCGCAGCGCCCTCAGGCGCCGGAGGAGGTCTCGGCCTACGCCGTCGAGAACCCGGGCACCTACCCGTGGCTCGACCGGTTCGGGTTCTTCGACGTCTACGCGTCGCCCTGGTTCTCCGCGATCTACCTGCTGCTGTTCGTGTCGTTGATCGGGTGCATCATCCCGCGCGCCGCCGTGCACATCCGGGCGCTGCGCACGCCGCCCCCGAAGGCCCCGCGCCGGTTCACCCGCTTCCCCGTGCGTGCGGAGGGGGTCGTGGCGACGTCGCCGGAGAAGGCGAGCGCCGCCGTCGTCGCCGGCCTGCGGGGCTACCGCGTGCGCACCGAGACCGAGCGAACCGGGGCCACGGCCATCTCGGCCGAGCGGGGCTACGCGCGCGAGACCGGCAACATCGTGTTCCACCTCGCGCTCGTCGGGGTGCTCGTGAGCGTGGCCCTCGGCTCGCTCGTGCACTACCGCGGTCAGGCGATCGTCGTCGAGGGCCGCAGCTTCGCGAACTCGCAGGTGCACTACGACTCGTTCGACGCCGGCGCCTGGTTCTCGCCGGAGAGCCTCGAGCCGTTCCGCTTCACGCTCGACCGCTTCGACTCCGAGTTCGACGAGCTCGGCCAGGCCCGCGACTTCACCGCCCACGTCACGGTCACGGACCCGGACGGCGCCTCCAGCGTCGAGACGATCAAGGTCAACCACCCGCTCGGCCTCGGCGGCGCCTCCGTGTACCTGCAGGGCAACGGGTACGCGCCGCAGATCACCGTGACCGACGGCGCGGGGGAGATCGCGTTCAGCGGGCCGGTGCCGTTCCTCCCGCAGGACACGTTCTACGCCTCCCGGGGGGTCGTGAAGGTCCCGGACGTCAGCGAAGGGCTCGACCAGCTCGGCTTCAACGGCTGGTTCCTGCCGACGGGCGAGCTGCTCGCGGACGGCGAGATCGCGGTCTCGACCGACCCGAACCCGAACGATCCGGTGCTGGTCCTCGAGATGTGGACCGGGGACCTCGGCCTGGACGCCGGCGTGCCGCAGAACGTGTACCAGCTCGACACCGACGGCCTCGAGCAGGTGATGGACCCCGACGACGCGTCGCAGCCGTACCGGGTGGTGCTGCGGCCCGGCGAGAGCCTCACGCTGCCGGACGGGCAGGGGGAGATCGCGTTCGGGGAGCTGCCGCGCTTCGTCGCGCTGGACCTGCGGTACGACCCGACCGTCGGGTGGGTGCTCGTCTTCGCGCTCCTCGCGCTCGGCGGCCTGGCCGCCTCCCTGTTCCTGCCCCGGCGCCGCATCTGGGTGCGCCTCGAGCCCGGCGGGAAGGGCTCGGGTGGGAGCGCGGTGGACGCGAGCAATACAGTGGTCAGCGCCGCCGCTCTCGCGCGCGGGGACGACCCAGGGTTGCGGCGCGAGCTCGGCCGGGTGCTCGCGAAGTTGGACGTCCCGCCGCCGCCGGCGTCGGGCTCGGAAGAAGAGGGTGACGCGTGA
- the ccsB gene encoding c-type cytochrome biogenesis protein CcsB, whose product MTDLGDLSLLLITGAMTAYLVAMIAFAIDLSRLRSGVEDARPRKAAGIAMATMWLGAIFHLAGLLTRGLAAGRVPWANMYEFTISSTFVAVAVFLAVQRRRDIRYLGTFVALVSVLSLFLALSVLYVAPDGVMPALQSYWLVIHVSIAAAAVGVFALAAVASGLQLAKDVSDTRASARAAAPVAADEPAVALAGATSVTTSSARVDGRPGRNATAGRGGQAARGATGAPAARPTRGGTVARRVLASLPSADDLERFSYRLNAVGFILWTFTLIAGAIWAEHAWGRYWGWDAKEVWTFVVWVVYAAYLHARSTRGWEGRRAAYFSLAGFASILINYYVVNFFFTSLHTYSGV is encoded by the coding sequence GTGACCGACCTGGGCGACCTCAGCCTGCTCCTCATCACGGGCGCCATGACGGCGTACCTGGTGGCGATGATCGCGTTCGCGATCGACCTCTCCCGCCTGCGGTCCGGCGTCGAGGACGCCCGGCCCCGCAAGGCGGCGGGGATCGCGATGGCCACGATGTGGCTCGGGGCGATCTTCCACCTCGCCGGCCTCCTGACCCGCGGGCTCGCCGCCGGCCGGGTGCCCTGGGCGAACATGTACGAGTTCACGATCTCCTCGACGTTCGTCGCCGTCGCCGTCTTCCTCGCGGTGCAGCGGCGTCGCGACATCCGCTACCTCGGGACGTTCGTGGCCCTGGTGTCGGTGCTCTCGCTGTTCCTCGCGCTGTCGGTGCTGTACGTCGCGCCCGACGGCGTCATGCCGGCGCTCCAGAGCTACTGGCTCGTGATCCACGTGTCGATCGCCGCTGCGGCGGTCGGCGTCTTCGCGCTGGCCGCGGTGGCGTCGGGCCTGCAGCTCGCGAAGGACGTCTCCGACACGCGAGCGTCGGCACGGGCGGCAGCACCCGTCGCGGCCGACGAGCCGGCCGTGGCGCTCGCGGGGGCGACGTCGGTCACCACCAGCTCCGCACGGGTCGACGGGCGGCCCGGCCGCAACGCGACTGCCGGGCGCGGTGGCCAGGCGGCTCGCGGCGCCACGGGGGCCCCCGCGGCGCGGCCGACCCGTGGCGGGACCGTCGCCCGGCGGGTGCTCGCCTCGCTCCCGTCCGCCGACGACCTCGAGCGGTTCTCCTACCGGCTCAACGCCGTCGGCTTCATCCTGTGGACGTTCACGCTGATCGCCGGGGCGATCTGGGCCGAGCACGCCTGGGGTCGGTACTGGGGCTGGGACGCGAAGGAGGTCTGGACGTTCGTCGTCTGGGTCGTCTACGCGGCGTACCTGCACGCGCGCAGCACCCGTGGCTGGGAGGGGCGCCGTGCCGCGTACTTCTCCCTCGCCGGGTTCGCGTCGATCCTCATCAACTACTACGTGGTGAACTTCTTCTTCACGAGCCTGCACACGTACTCGGGCGTCTGA
- a CDS encoding alpha-N-arabinofuranosidase — MLRGTLTIDPAFAVGPVRPRTFGSFVEHLGRCVYTGIYEPEHPDADADGFRSDVLDLTRELGVSTVRYPGGNFVSGYRWEDGVGPREKRPVRLDLAWHSSDPNWVGIDEFMAWCAKADVEPMMAINLGTRGVQEALDVLEYCNAPVGTHFADLRAANGHPEPYRIKMWCLGNEMDGPWQIGHKTAEEYARVATEAARAMRMIDPELELVVCGSSSSSMPTFGAWEHTVLAESYEHVDLVSAHAYYYEVDGDLGSFLASAVDMDHFIDSVAATADAVRAAGKHTKRIHISFDEWNVWYQKRAESRPPSGDDWPVAPVLLEDTYNVADAVVVGNLLVSLLRHTDRVHAASLAQLVNVIAPIMTEPGGRSWRQTIFHPFALTAQHAKGQVLQVALDAPTYSTSRFGEVSVLDAVATHDAESGAVTLFVVNRSTDAPLTLDVDLRGVGDVSVLEALTLANPDHTWAATADDADSVLPQANGSAAIAEGRLSVELPPVSWSVVRLG, encoded by the coding sequence TTGCTGCGCGGAACCCTCACGATCGACCCGGCGTTCGCCGTCGGCCCCGTCCGCCCCCGCACGTTCGGCTCGTTCGTCGAGCACCTCGGACGTTGCGTGTACACCGGCATCTACGAGCCGGAGCACCCGGACGCGGATGCGGACGGCTTCCGCAGCGACGTCCTCGACCTCACGCGTGAGCTCGGCGTCTCGACGGTGCGCTACCCCGGCGGCAACTTCGTGTCCGGGTACCGCTGGGAGGACGGCGTCGGCCCGCGCGAGAAGCGGCCCGTCCGGCTCGACCTTGCCTGGCACTCGAGCGACCCGAACTGGGTCGGCATCGACGAGTTCATGGCGTGGTGCGCCAAGGCCGACGTCGAGCCGATGATGGCGATCAACCTCGGCACGCGCGGCGTGCAGGAGGCGCTCGACGTCCTCGAGTACTGCAACGCGCCGGTCGGCACGCACTTCGCCGACCTGCGCGCCGCGAACGGCCACCCCGAGCCGTACCGCATCAAGATGTGGTGCCTGGGCAACGAGATGGACGGCCCGTGGCAGATCGGCCACAAGACGGCCGAGGAGTACGCCCGCGTCGCCACCGAGGCCGCCCGCGCGATGCGGATGATCGACCCGGAGCTCGAGCTCGTCGTCTGCGGCTCGTCGAGCTCGTCGATGCCGACGTTCGGCGCCTGGGAGCACACCGTGCTGGCCGAGTCGTACGAGCACGTCGACCTCGTGTCGGCGCACGCGTACTACTACGAGGTCGACGGCGACCTCGGCTCGTTCCTCGCCTCCGCCGTCGACATGGACCACTTCATCGACTCCGTCGCGGCGACGGCGGACGCCGTGCGGGCGGCCGGCAAGCACACGAAGCGGATCCACATCAGCTTCGACGAGTGGAACGTCTGGTACCAGAAGCGCGCCGAGTCACGCCCGCCGTCGGGCGACGACTGGCCCGTGGCGCCGGTGCTGCTCGAGGACACCTACAACGTGGCCGACGCCGTCGTCGTCGGGAACCTGCTCGTGTCGCTGCTGCGGCACACCGACCGGGTCCACGCCGCGAGCCTCGCCCAGCTCGTCAACGTCATCGCGCCGATCATGACGGAGCCCGGCGGCCGCTCGTGGCGGCAGACGATCTTCCACCCGTTCGCGCTGACCGCACAGCACGCGAAGGGCCAGGTGCTGCAGGTCGCGCTGGACGCCCCGACGTACTCCACGTCGCGCTTCGGCGAGGTCAGCGTGCTCGACGCCGTCGCGACGCACGACGCCGAGTCCGGCGCCGTCACGCTGTTCGTCGTCAACCGCTCGACCGACGCGCCGCTGACGCTCGACGTCGACCTGCGCGGCGTCGGAGACGTGTCGGTCCTCGAGGCGCTCACGCTGGCGAACCCCGACCACACGTGGGCTGCGACCGCCGACGACGCCGACTCCGTCCTCCCGCAGGCGAACGGCAGCGCGGCGATCGCCGAGGGCCGCCTGAGCGTGGAGCTCCCGCCCGTGTCGTGGAGCGTCGTCCGCCTCGGCTGA
- a CDS encoding HAD family hydrolase yields MQSRTDRPAPRPAPVPAADRPAVAFFDVDNTVIRGASAYHLARELYRRRFFTAWDILWFGAHAFAYFLFGENNVRIQKVRRRALDIIAGRTEAEMISIGEDVYDQVLGSRVFPGARALIGAHLAAGHEVWLVTATPREIGDLIARRLGATGAVGTVAESRDGIYTGRLVGDMMHGEHKADAVREIASRAGVELEDCSAYGDSINDVPMLSIVGHPCAINPDPRLRLHCAGTGWPVRDFRRRRRSVKRGVTTASWAGAAWAAAVVARAIHRRLFGRRP; encoded by the coding sequence GTGCAGTCGCGAACGGATCGCCCGGCACCGCGCCCGGCGCCCGTGCCGGCCGCCGACCGACCCGCCGTGGCGTTCTTCGACGTCGACAACACGGTGATCCGCGGTGCGAGCGCCTACCACCTCGCGCGCGAGCTGTACCGCCGGCGCTTCTTCACCGCCTGGGACATCCTGTGGTTCGGGGCCCACGCGTTCGCGTACTTCCTGTTCGGGGAGAACAACGTCCGGATCCAGAAGGTGCGACGGCGCGCGCTGGACATCATCGCCGGCCGCACCGAGGCCGAGATGATCTCGATCGGCGAGGACGTCTACGACCAGGTCCTCGGCAGCCGGGTGTTCCCCGGTGCCCGCGCGCTCATCGGGGCGCACCTGGCCGCCGGTCACGAGGTCTGGCTCGTCACCGCCACGCCCCGCGAGATCGGCGACCTCATCGCCCGGCGTCTCGGCGCCACCGGCGCGGTGGGCACCGTCGCCGAGTCGCGCGACGGGATCTACACCGGGCGACTTGTCGGCGACATGATGCACGGGGAGCACAAGGCGGACGCCGTGCGCGAGATCGCGTCCCGGGCCGGCGTGGAGCTCGAGGACTGCTCCGCATACGGCGACTCCATCAACGACGTCCCCATGCTGTCGATCGTCGGGCACCCGTGCGCCATCAACCCGGACCCGAGGCTCCGGCTGCACTGCGCCGGCACGGGCTGGCCGGTCCGCGACTTCCGCCGCCGGAGGCGCTCGGTGAAGCGCGGTGTCACGACGGCGAGCTGGGCCGGCGCGGCGTGGGCGGCCGCCGTCGTGGCGCGCGCGATCCACCGACGGCTCTTCGGCCGCCGCCCCTGA
- a CDS encoding YceI family protein, with product MSTIPAGTYAIDTAHSDVAFTIRHAGIAKVRGRFTEFDGTLNVADALADSGVQVTIAASSVDTGNDQRDAHLKSSDFFSVESNPTWSFVSKAASGSDSEFTLDGELTINGVTKPIALDVEFNGAATDAFGAERVGFSATGELTRADFGITWNAPLEAGGFLLGDKVKLLLEVSAVKQA from the coding sequence ATGAGCACGATCCCCGCCGGCACCTACGCCATCGACACCGCCCACAGCGACGTCGCCTTCACGATCCGGCACGCCGGCATCGCCAAGGTCCGCGGCCGCTTCACCGAGTTCGACGGCACCCTCAACGTCGCCGACGCGCTCGCCGACTCCGGCGTTCAGGTGACCATCGCCGCCAGCAGCGTCGACACCGGGAACGACCAGCGCGACGCGCACCTCAAGAGCTCCGACTTCTTCAGCGTCGAGTCGAACCCCACCTGGTCCTTCGTCTCGAAGGCCGCCTCCGGCTCCGACTCGGAGTTCACCCTCGACGGCGAGCTCACGATCAACGGCGTCACCAAGCCGATCGCGCTGGACGTCGAGTTCAACGGCGCCGCCACCGACGCCTTCGGCGCCGAGCGCGTCGGCTTCTCGGCCACGGGCGAGCTGACCCGCGCCGACTTCGGCATCACGTGGAACGCACCGCTCGAGGCGGGCGGCTTCCTGCTCGGCGACAAGGTCAAGCTGCTGCTCGAGGTCTCGGCCGTCAAGCAGGCCTGA
- a CDS encoding UDP-N-acetylglucosamine 1-carboxyvinyltransferase has product MTVIDDTQTSLAEIGALIRGARQNKGLTQAQLAERLGTSQSAIARIEQGSQNLSVELLTRINRALEADLLSIGGARASHLRVTGGHQLSGTITVKSSKNGAVALLCASLLNSGRTRLRGVARIVEVDRIVDVLRSIGVVVTWSADGRDLDIQPPAKLDLTSIDTDAARRTRSIIMFLGPLLNREQTFELPYAGGCDLGTRTVEPHMIALRPFGLDVVATAGEYHATVATDRPTDLRVVLTERGDTVTENAIMAAARHVGTTTIRNASSNYMVQDLCFYLELLGVRIEGIGTTTLVVHGSPDIRADVEYAVSEDPVEAMSLLTAGIVTNSEITVARVPVEFMEIELATLAEMGLRYALSPEYTAANGRTRLVDITVQPSELHAPIDKIHPMPFPGLNIDNLPFFAVIAACASGTTLIHDWVYDNRAIHLTDLTRLGADVRMLDPHRLDVTGPTHWSGAEISCPPALRPAVVILLAMLAAKGTSVLRGVDIIARGYEQLQERLIELGAQIETFRD; this is encoded by the coding sequence ATGACGGTGATCGACGACACGCAGACCTCACTCGCCGAGATCGGCGCGCTCATCCGCGGCGCCCGCCAGAACAAGGGCCTCACGCAGGCCCAGCTGGCTGAACGCCTGGGCACCAGTCAGAGCGCGATCGCGCGGATCGAGCAGGGCAGCCAGAACCTCTCGGTCGAGCTCCTCACGCGCATCAACCGCGCGCTCGAGGCCGACCTCCTGTCGATCGGCGGCGCCCGAGCGTCGCACCTGCGCGTGACCGGCGGGCACCAGCTGTCCGGCACGATCACCGTCAAGTCCTCGAAGAACGGCGCGGTCGCGCTGCTGTGCGCGTCGCTCCTCAACTCCGGTCGCACGCGCCTGCGCGGCGTCGCCCGGATCGTCGAGGTGGACCGCATCGTCGACGTCCTGCGCTCGATCGGCGTGGTCGTCACCTGGTCCGCCGACGGGCGCGACCTCGACATCCAGCCGCCGGCCAAGCTCGACCTCACGTCGATCGACACGGACGCCGCGCGCCGCACCCGCAGCATCATCATGTTCCTGGGCCCCCTGCTGAACCGGGAGCAGACGTTCGAGCTCCCCTACGCGGGCGGCTGCGACCTCGGGACGCGCACCGTCGAGCCGCACATGATCGCGCTGCGCCCGTTCGGGCTCGACGTCGTCGCGACTGCCGGCGAGTACCACGCCACCGTCGCCACCGACCGGCCCACCGACCTGCGCGTCGTCCTCACCGAGCGTGGCGACACCGTCACCGAGAACGCGATCATGGCCGCCGCCCGGCACGTCGGGACCACCACGATCCGCAACGCGAGCTCGAACTACATGGTCCAGGACCTGTGCTTCTACCTCGAGCTCCTCGGCGTGCGGATCGAGGGCATCGGGACGACGACGCTCGTGGTCCACGGCTCACCCGACATCCGCGCGGACGTCGAGTACGCCGTCTCCGAGGACCCGGTCGAGGCGATGAGCCTGCTCACCGCCGGCATCGTGACGAACTCGGAGATCACCGTGGCCCGGGTGCCGGTCGAGTTCATGGAGATCGAGCTGGCCACGCTCGCGGAGATGGGCCTGCGCTACGCCCTGTCCCCCGAGTACACCGCCGCCAACGGGCGGACGCGGCTCGTCGACATCACCGTCCAGCCGAGCGAGCTGCACGCCCCGATCGACAAGATCCACCCGATGCCGTTCCCCGGCCTCAACATCGACAACCTGCCGTTCTTCGCCGTCATCGCGGCGTGCGCGAGCGGGACGACCCTCATCCACGACTGGGTCTACGACAACCGGGCGATCCACCTCACGGACCTCACGCGTCTCGGCGCGGACGTCCGCATGCTCGACCCGCACCGCCTCGACGTCACGGGCCCGACGCACTGGTCCGGCGCGGAGATCTCGTGCCCGCCGGCGCTGCGCCCCGCCGTCGTCATCCTGCTCGCGATGCTCGCCGCGAAGGGCACGTCCGTGCTGCGCGGCGTCGACATCATCGCCCGCGGCTACGAGCAGCTGCAGGAGCGCCTCATCGAGCTCGGCGCACAGATCGAGACGTTCCGCGACTGA
- a CDS encoding cytochrome c biogenesis CcdA family protein, with protein sequence MDLGGVAAAFERTILSGSLLAALPVALIAGFVSFASPCVLPLVPGYLGYVGGMTGIDLGAAQTRGSSGVGPASRGRLLAGVLMFVAGFSAVFVALSLVFVQIGASVQPWMDVVLRVLGVVVILLGLAFMGFVPFLQRERRLHVSPRAGLWGAPLLGVVFGLGWAPCIGPTLGAITILALPTGEPARGAVLALAYCLGLGLPFVLIALAFRRSAGALGFLRRHRLAIMRIGGGLLILLGIALVSGLWMQWSQYLQGLVDGFETVV encoded by the coding sequence ATGGACCTCGGCGGTGTGGCGGCGGCGTTCGAGCGGACGATCCTCTCGGGCTCCCTGCTCGCGGCGCTGCCGGTCGCCCTCATCGCCGGCTTCGTGTCGTTCGCGTCGCCGTGCGTGCTGCCGCTCGTGCCCGGGTACCTCGGATACGTCGGCGGGATGACCGGGATCGACCTGGGCGCTGCGCAGACGCGCGGCAGCTCGGGCGTCGGCCCCGCGTCCCGTGGCCGACTGCTCGCGGGCGTGCTGATGTTCGTCGCGGGGTTCAGCGCCGTGTTCGTCGCCCTGAGCCTCGTCTTCGTGCAGATCGGGGCGTCGGTGCAGCCGTGGATGGACGTCGTGCTGCGCGTGCTGGGTGTCGTCGTCATCCTGCTCGGCCTCGCGTTCATGGGGTTCGTGCCGTTCCTGCAGCGCGAGCGCCGTCTGCACGTCAGCCCCCGCGCCGGGCTCTGGGGCGCGCCGCTGCTCGGCGTCGTGTTCGGGCTCGGCTGGGCGCCGTGCATCGGGCCGACCCTCGGCGCCATCACGATCCTCGCGCTGCCCACCGGTGAGCCGGCGCGCGGCGCGGTGCTCGCGCTCGCGTACTGCCTCGGGCTCGGGCTGCCGTTCGTGCTCATCGCCCTCGCGTTCCGTCGCTCCGCCGGCGCGCTCGGCTTCCTCCGCCGGCACCGCCTGGCGATCATGCGGATCGGCGGCGGCCTGCTCATCCTGCTCGGGATCGCCCTCGTGTCCGGTCTGTGGATGCAGTGGTCGCAGTACCTGCAGGGGCTCGTCGACGGATTCGAGACGGTGGTCTGA
- a CDS encoding TlpA family protein disulfide reductase gives MRKGLVRLAVAALAAAALLAGCTTGDDGGPVAGDEVPDAGYQAGDGTFTSWAEGERSAAVEADGTTFEGEAVDLADWRGDVVVLNFWYAACPPCRAEARDLAEISDDYAADGVRFLGVNGTDDTDTALAFQTTFDVPYPSLDDRDAAVVAALEGVVPLRAMPTTVVLDAEGRPAARVIGIADPTTLRLLIDDVLAEAA, from the coding sequence GTGCGTAAGGGGCTGGTCCGGCTCGCCGTCGCGGCACTCGCCGCGGCGGCGCTGCTGGCGGGATGCACCACCGGCGACGACGGCGGACCGGTCGCCGGGGACGAGGTGCCGGACGCCGGCTACCAGGCCGGCGACGGCACGTTCACCAGCTGGGCGGAGGGCGAGCGCTCGGCGGCCGTGGAGGCCGACGGCACCACGTTCGAGGGCGAGGCGGTCGACCTCGCCGACTGGCGCGGCGACGTCGTCGTCCTCAACTTCTGGTACGCCGCGTGCCCGCCGTGCCGCGCCGAGGCGCGGGACCTGGCCGAGATCTCGGACGACTACGCCGCCGACGGCGTCCGCTTCCTCGGCGTGAACGGCACCGACGACACCGACACGGCGCTCGCGTTCCAGACCACGTTCGACGTGCCGTACCCGAGCCTCGACGACCGCGACGCCGCCGTCGTCGCCGCGCTCGAGGGCGTCGTCCCGTTGCGCGCGATGCCCACGACCGTGGTGCTCGACGCCGAGGGTCGTCCCGCGGCGCGCGTCATCGGGATCGCCGACCCGACGACGTTGCGCCTCCTCATCGACGACGTGCTGGCCGAGGCCGCCTGA